The Micromonospora krabiensis genome window below encodes:
- a CDS encoding dihydrofolate reductase family protein, whose amino-acid sequence MGKVVMYSSVSVDGFVADENDQPGPLFDWLSSGDVPLDSSGQLTVSQTSYDYTRPYWDQIGVTVVGRHVFDMTDGWDGTPPGGVDHVVVVTHRPAPEGWDPEAPFHFVDGVKAAMAKAQELAGDRVVEVAAGDVGGQVLAAGLVDEVRMDVVPVVFGSGKRYFGSVDAQHLLEDPDVAIQGNRVLHLRYRVRR is encoded by the coding sequence GTGGGCAAGGTGGTCATGTACAGCTCGGTGTCGGTGGACGGCTTCGTCGCGGACGAGAATGACCAGCCCGGACCGCTGTTCGACTGGTTGTCCAGCGGTGACGTCCCGTTGGACTCCAGCGGCCAGCTGACGGTGTCGCAGACGTCCTACGACTACACCCGGCCGTACTGGGACCAGATCGGGGTGACAGTCGTCGGCCGCCACGTCTTCGACATGACGGACGGCTGGGACGGGACGCCTCCGGGCGGGGTCGACCACGTGGTCGTCGTGACGCACCGGCCGGCGCCCGAGGGCTGGGACCCCGAGGCGCCGTTCCACTTCGTCGACGGCGTCAAGGCAGCCATGGCCAAGGCGCAGGAGCTTGCGGGTGACCGCGTCGTCGAGGTCGCCGCTGGCGACGTCGGTGGCCAGGTGCTTGCCGCGGGCCTGGTCGACGAGGTGCGCATGGACGTCGTACCCGTCGTGTTCGGGTCCGGCAAGCGCTACTTCGGGTCGGTCGACGCGCAGCACCTGTTGGAGGATCCGGACGTGGCGATTCAGGGTAACCGGGTGCTCCACCTGCGCTATCGGGTGCGCCGGTGA